In Pseudosulfitobacter pseudonitzschiae, the sequence ACCGTGGTGCCGTAGCGGGGTGGATTGGTGCAGGTTTCGGCCGGTCGCGGGGTTGCAGGTCGGAAATGGCGATACTAAGACTCAGGTAACACCTTTGCAGGTATGGTCCGGCAGAGGCTGACGAGGCAGGAACCCATGCACGATCCCATCGACACATATATGAACACACTGGTCCCAATGGTTGTGGAGCAGACAAGCCGCGGCGAACGCGCCTATGATATTTTCTCGCGTCTGCTGAAAGAGCGGATCATTTTCCTTTCCGGTCCGGTGCATGACGGCATGTCATCGCTGATCGTGGCACAGTTGCTGCACCTCGAGGCGGAAAATCCCAGCAAGGAAATCAGCATGTATATCAACAGCCCCGGCGGCGTTGTGACATCTGGTTTGTCGATCTACGACACGATGCAATACATCAAACCCAAGGTCAGCACGCTGGTCATCGGGCAGGCGGCTTCGATGGGATCGTTGTTGTTGACGGCGGGCGCAGAAGGTATGCGTTTCTCGCTGCCCAACAGCCGTGTGATGGTGCACCAGCCCTCTGGTGGTTATCAGGGTCAGGCAACCGACATCATGATTCACGCGCAGGAAACGCAAAAGCTGAAAACGCGCCTGAACGAGATTTATGTGCGTCACACCGGCCAGACTTTGGAAAAAGTCGAAGCAGCGCTGGAGCGTGATAATTTCATGTCGCCCGACGAGGCCAAGGACTGGGGCCTGATCGACGAGATCGTCGAGAACCGCAGCAAGGCCGAAGAGGCCAAAGACGACGCCAAGTAAAGGGCGCAATGTCCGTGTGACGTCATTGGGCGATCGGGCATTTTGACATTGTGGACGGTCTGGGGCTGGCCTAAACTGGCCCCGACATCCGCGAAACAGGCTGCTGCGGCATCGGGCGTGGCAGTGATAAACGGCAAAACCTGAAAGGGTGGACATGGCGAACAATTCAGGCGGCGACAGCAAAAATACGCTTTATTGCAGTTTTTGCGGCAAAAGCCAGCACGAGGTCCGCAAGCTGATTGCAGGGCCCACGGTGTTCATCTGTGATGAATGCGTC encodes:
- a CDS encoding ATP-dependent Clp protease proteolytic subunit, producing MHDPIDTYMNTLVPMVVEQTSRGERAYDIFSRLLKERIIFLSGPVHDGMSSLIVAQLLHLEAENPSKEISMYINSPGGVVTSGLSIYDTMQYIKPKVSTLVIGQAASMGSLLLTAGAEGMRFSLPNSRVMVHQPSGGYQGQATDIMIHAQETQKLKTRLNEIYVRHTGQTLEKVEAALERDNFMSPDEAKDWGLIDEIVENRSKAEEAKDDAK